From Geomonas agri, one genomic window encodes:
- a CDS encoding efflux RND transporter permease subunit, whose translation MLEKTVAFMLKQKGMVIFLALAIVVFGFYSYQKLPIDAFPDVTNIQVEVVSHADGLSAVEIERNVTYPIEMAMRGLPDIEQLRSVTKFGLSIVTVVFKDNVDIYFARQLVFERLAEAREQVPKGVEVTMGPIGTAMGEIYQYTLEGKVPQEPDAKRAYLTNLRTVQEWVVTPQLKSVPGVNEINSFGGYFKQYQVEVSPEKLLKYRVTVADVHDAIGSNNSNVGGNVLERGSDQYIVRGVGLIQSTGDIENIVLKSQGGTPVYLRDVAQVKIGEAVRMGAAVKDASGEAVGGIVMMLRGENSRDVVKRVAAKVKEINESNMLPEGVKLVPYYDRSDIVKASVGTVNKALVEGALLVLVVLYLLLNSIRGSIVVLLALPLSLLATFIVMKLTGITANLMSLGGLAISIGMIIDTTIIQVENVQRHLSEAGEREPKLKTVLKAVMEVRKPSIFGELIIALTFIPILTLEGIEGKMFGPLAITVAIALLASLLLSIFIIPVLCSIILKPQPEKESRIMAWAKEQYLPLLEYALNRRKVVLGIAGGLLVFSLFLVTRLGTEFMPIMDEGSFDMDIAMLPGVSLAKALEVNQQATAKLMKFDELDVVVGRIGQTGVALDTRGPDKTGYVGVFKPKEQWKRDISKEELTNEMREALETIPGISFGFSQPIQCRIDELVAGTRAQLIVKLFGDDLDVLRDKSAQIAKVLSTVRGGTDLNTEKVSGQPYLTVAIDRARIARYGLNISDVQNVIEIAVAGKAASTFYESNRSFDITVRLPEDKRNSLEAIQNLLISTKSGMNIPLEQLAEVKMVEGPVQISRQDGVRRIGIEMNVSGRDIGSFVAEAKQKIKDQVKLPSGYYLTWGGQFENQQRAMNKLMIIGPVAVGLILLLLYVTFRSIRLALLVLSNLPFALIGGIFSLFLSGQYLSVPASVGFIVLFGVAVLNGLVLVSRIAQLRDEGLGLGEAVRQGAVDRLRPVLMTASIAIFSLMPMLFAGGTGSEIQKPLATVVVGGLITSTLLTLLIIPAVYDWFEKRLPETEI comes from the coding sequence ATGCTTGAGAAAACAGTCGCATTCATGCTGAAGCAGAAGGGGATGGTCATCTTCCTTGCGCTGGCGATCGTCGTCTTCGGCTTCTATTCCTATCAGAAACTCCCCATCGATGCGTTCCCCGATGTCACCAACATCCAGGTCGAGGTGGTGAGCCACGCCGACGGCCTCTCCGCAGTCGAGATCGAGCGCAACGTTACCTATCCCATCGAGATGGCGATGCGTGGGCTCCCCGATATCGAGCAGCTACGTTCGGTGACCAAGTTCGGCCTTTCCATCGTGACGGTCGTGTTCAAGGACAACGTGGATATTTACTTCGCCAGGCAGCTGGTCTTCGAGCGCTTGGCCGAGGCGCGCGAGCAGGTCCCCAAAGGGGTCGAGGTTACCATGGGGCCGATCGGCACCGCCATGGGGGAGATTTACCAGTACACCTTGGAAGGGAAGGTGCCCCAGGAACCGGACGCAAAGCGGGCCTACCTGACCAACCTGCGCACCGTCCAGGAGTGGGTGGTGACCCCGCAGTTGAAGAGCGTCCCGGGCGTCAACGAGATCAACTCTTTCGGCGGCTACTTCAAGCAGTACCAGGTTGAGGTGTCCCCGGAGAAGCTGCTCAAATACCGCGTCACCGTGGCGGACGTGCACGACGCCATCGGCAGCAACAACAGCAACGTCGGCGGCAACGTGCTGGAGCGCGGCTCCGACCAGTACATCGTACGCGGCGTAGGGCTGATCCAGAGCACCGGCGACATCGAGAATATCGTCCTGAAATCCCAGGGGGGCACGCCGGTCTACCTGCGCGACGTGGCCCAGGTCAAGATCGGCGAGGCGGTACGCATGGGCGCCGCCGTCAAGGACGCCTCGGGCGAGGCGGTAGGGGGCATCGTGATGATGCTGCGCGGCGAGAATAGCCGCGATGTCGTCAAACGGGTGGCCGCGAAGGTGAAGGAGATCAACGAGAGCAACATGTTGCCCGAAGGCGTGAAGCTCGTGCCGTACTACGACCGCAGCGACATCGTCAAGGCGAGCGTGGGGACGGTGAACAAGGCGCTCGTCGAAGGCGCACTACTGGTCCTGGTGGTGCTCTACCTGCTGCTGAACAGTATCCGCGGCAGTATCGTGGTGCTCCTGGCGCTCCCCTTGTCCCTCCTGGCCACCTTCATCGTCATGAAGCTTACCGGCATCACCGCCAACCTCATGTCCCTGGGCGGTCTCGCCATCTCCATCGGCATGATCATCGACACCACCATCATCCAGGTGGAGAACGTGCAGCGCCACCTGAGTGAGGCGGGCGAGCGAGAGCCGAAACTGAAGACGGTGCTGAAGGCCGTGATGGAGGTGCGTAAGCCAAGCATCTTCGGGGAGTTGATCATCGCGCTCACCTTCATCCCCATCCTGACTCTGGAGGGGATCGAAGGGAAGATGTTCGGCCCCCTGGCCATCACCGTCGCCATCGCGCTGTTGGCGTCGCTGCTTCTCTCCATCTTCATAATCCCCGTGCTCTGCAGCATCATCCTGAAACCCCAGCCCGAGAAGGAGAGCCGCATCATGGCATGGGCTAAGGAACAGTACCTGCCGCTGCTGGAGTACGCGCTCAACCGCAGGAAGGTGGTGCTCGGCATCGCGGGGGGGCTGCTGGTCTTCTCGCTGTTCCTGGTCACCAGGCTCGGCACCGAATTCATGCCCATCATGGACGAGGGCTCCTTCGACATGGATATCGCCATGCTCCCCGGTGTCTCGCTGGCCAAGGCGCTGGAGGTGAACCAGCAGGCGACGGCGAAGCTGATGAAGTTCGACGAGTTGGATGTGGTGGTTGGGCGCATCGGCCAGACCGGCGTTGCCCTCGACACCCGCGGGCCCGACAAGACCGGTTACGTCGGCGTGTTCAAGCCCAAGGAGCAGTGGAAACGCGACATCTCCAAGGAGGAACTGACCAACGAGATGAGGGAGGCGCTGGAGACCATCCCCGGTATCAGCTTCGGCTTCAGCCAGCCGATCCAGTGCCGCATCGACGAACTGGTGGCCGGGACGAGAGCCCAGCTGATCGTGAAGCTGTTCGGCGACGACCTGGACGTGCTGCGCGACAAGTCGGCCCAGATCGCCAAGGTCCTCTCCACCGTGCGCGGGGGGACCGACCTCAACACGGAGAAGGTGTCCGGGCAGCCGTATCTCACCGTTGCCATCGACCGCGCCAGGATCGCCCGCTACGGGCTCAACATAAGCGACGTGCAGAACGTCATCGAGATCGCCGTGGCCGGCAAGGCCGCTTCCACCTTCTACGAGTCCAACCGCAGTTTCGACATCACGGTGCGCCTGCCCGAAGACAAGAGGAACTCGCTTGAAGCGATCCAGAACCTGCTTATCTCCACCAAGTCGGGGATGAACATCCCATTGGAGCAACTCGCCGAGGTGAAGATGGTGGAGGGACCGGTGCAGATCAGCCGCCAGGACGGGGTGAGAAGGATCGGCATCGAGATGAACGTGAGCGGCAGGGATATCGGGAGCTTCGTCGCCGAAGCCAAGCAGAAGATCAAGGACCAGGTCAAGCTCCCGTCCGGCTACTACCTCACCTGGGGCGGCCAATTCGAGAACCAGCAGCGCGCCATGAACAAGCTGATGATCATCGGCCCGGTGGCGGTCGGCCTCATCCTGCTGCTGCTCTACGTCACCTTCCGCTCGATCCGGTTGGCCCTGTTGGTGCTTTCGAACCTTCCCTTCGCGCTGATCGGCGGCATCTTCTCGCTGTTCCTGTCAGGCCAGTACCTGTCGGTGCCCGCCTCCGTGGGCTTCATCGTCCTCTTCGGCGTGGCGGTGCTGAACGGGCTTGTGTTGGTGTCGCGAATCGCGCAGTTGCGCGACGAGGGGCTCGGCCTAGGTGAGGCCGTGCGTCAGGGGGCGGTGGACCGGTTGCGGCCGGTGCTGATGACTGCATCGATTGCCATCTTCAGCCTCATGCCGATGCTCTTTGCCGGCGGGACCGGATCTGAAATTCAGAAACCCTTGGCTACGGTGGTGGTGGGGGGGCTGATTACCTCGACACTGCTTACCCTGCTGATCATTCCGGCGGTGTACGACTGGTTCGAGAAGAGATTGCCGGAAACAGAAATCTAG
- a CDS encoding ABC transporter substrate-binding protein: MSFKKISALLLVAMLAVGAFGCKKKEEAKEGAAPAAAPAGNTIKIGFLGALTGDVAMFGKPTLEGMKMAADEINAAGGIQGKKIEIVEADNRGDKQEGASVTQKFISRDNVTAIVGDPTTGITKVAAPIAQKAGVVLLSAGATGPGVVEVGDFIFRDTLLDSIAIPACIEYFAKDLGFKKVAIVTSDNNDYSVGLSQTFRDAAAKVPSIKIVADEKVKDGDKDFSAQITNIKSKKPDVILFSGYYTEGALIMKEARKQGLKAPMFGGDGLFSPKFIELGGPAVEGSMSALGFSTEQAAPATAKFIEAFKAKHNGELPGLFDAQGYDAVMLLADAMKRANSVDPKVFKGTLAQTKKFEGVSGTISMQANREPIKSPLSLLAVKDGKFVLKAKVPVKMD, encoded by the coding sequence ATGAGCTTTAAGAAGATCAGCGCGTTGCTGCTGGTAGCAATGCTGGCAGTCGGTGCATTCGGCTGCAAGAAGAAAGAAGAGGCCAAAGAGGGCGCAGCTCCGGCTGCAGCACCGGCTGGTAACACCATCAAGATCGGCTTCCTCGGCGCCCTCACCGGCGACGTGGCCATGTTCGGCAAACCGACCCTCGAAGGCATGAAGATGGCTGCCGACGAGATCAACGCTGCCGGCGGCATCCAGGGCAAGAAGATCGAGATCGTTGAAGCCGATAACCGTGGCGACAAGCAGGAAGGCGCTTCCGTAACCCAGAAGTTCATCTCCCGTGACAACGTCACCGCCATCGTTGGCGACCCGACCACCGGCATCACCAAGGTTGCCGCTCCGATCGCGCAGAAAGCAGGCGTTGTGCTCCTCTCCGCAGGCGCAACCGGCCCGGGCGTCGTCGAAGTGGGCGACTTCATCTTCCGCGACACCCTGCTCGACTCCATCGCCATCCCGGCCTGCATCGAGTACTTCGCGAAAGACCTCGGCTTCAAGAAAGTAGCCATCGTGACTTCCGACAACAACGACTACTCCGTCGGTCTGTCCCAGACCTTCCGCGATGCTGCCGCCAAGGTTCCGTCCATCAAGATCGTTGCTGACGAGAAAGTGAAAGACGGCGACAAGGACTTCTCCGCTCAGATCACCAACATCAAGAGCAAGAAGCCGGACGTCATCCTGTTCTCCGGTTACTACACCGAAGGCGCTCTCATCATGAAAGAGGCCCGCAAGCAGGGTCTGAAGGCTCCGATGTTCGGCGGCGACGGCCTGTTCTCCCCGAAATTCATCGAGCTGGGCGGCCCGGCCGTCGAGGGCTCCATGTCCGCTCTGGGCTTCTCCACCGAGCAGGCAGCTCCTGCTACCGCCAAGTTCATCGAGGCGTTCAAAGCCAAGCACAACGGCGAACTCCCGGGCCTGTTCGACGCCCAGGGCTACGACGCTGTAATGCTGCTGGCCGACGCCATGAAGCGCGCTAACAGCGTTGACCCGAAAGTCTTCAAAGGCACCCTGGCACAGACCAAGAAATTCGAAGGCGTTTCCGGCACCATCAGCATGCAGGCTAACCGCGAGCCGATCAAGAGCCCGCTGAGCCTCCTCGCAGTCAAGGACGGCAAGTTCGTCCTCAAGGCAAAAGTACCCGTCAAGATGGACTAA
- a CDS encoding TolC family protein — translation MATNAFRGARLAVAVALSLLSAVPVFAEPQPLSLQHAVAAALTNNPELASLRTEAGVFDAASVRAGVIPNPTLEVEAATGALTGSSDDSTLSLGISQEFLLGDKRLKRRTVAERDLAAYRWQVADRERSLKEQVQAAFFDALLAQERVGLARHSIELNKQLLQVAVDRLAAGDIPELEMYLVRVELVRSEGNLIEMQRSLLDTRAKLFALMALPPTASPDLSGTLNGNDVRLKVVGDLKQVAMQNRPDLKALHAAMQKSDAEVELAKAEGIPSLTVGIALTRDTSSMEIGGVEGRETSYTIGLKLSMPIPVFDRNQAGQQEARAKRSSAEIRLQGATASVEREVESADASLANAEKVLSLYRTDILRQLDENLKLTQEAYRLGEVGILAVIEEQKKHFEVSDSYLAALHARQVALNRLESAVAADINGGAQ, via the coding sequence TTGGCAACAAACGCCTTCAGGGGCGCGCGCCTAGCCGTGGCCGTCGCTTTGTCTTTATTGTCAGCCGTACCCGTATTTGCCGAGCCTCAGCCGCTTTCGCTACAGCACGCAGTGGCAGCTGCGCTCACCAACAATCCGGAGCTCGCCTCTTTGCGCACAGAGGCCGGTGTCTTCGACGCCGCCTCGGTGCGTGCCGGCGTAATCCCCAATCCTACGCTGGAAGTGGAAGCCGCCACCGGCGCTCTCACCGGCAGCAGCGATGACAGCACCCTCTCCCTTGGTATCTCCCAGGAGTTCCTGCTGGGCGATAAGCGCCTCAAGCGCCGCACCGTCGCGGAGCGCGACCTTGCCGCCTACCGCTGGCAGGTAGCGGACCGCGAACGTTCTCTCAAGGAGCAGGTGCAGGCCGCATTCTTCGATGCGCTGCTCGCCCAGGAGCGGGTCGGCCTGGCCCGGCATTCCATAGAGCTCAATAAGCAACTGCTCCAGGTGGCGGTGGATCGCTTGGCGGCGGGGGATATCCCCGAACTTGAGATGTACCTGGTCAGGGTCGAGCTGGTTCGTAGCGAGGGCAACCTGATCGAAATGCAGCGGAGTCTGCTGGACACGAGGGCGAAACTGTTCGCGCTCATGGCCCTCCCGCCGACAGCGTCCCCGGATCTGAGCGGGACGTTGAACGGCAACGATGTTCGCCTCAAGGTGGTTGGGGACCTGAAGCAGGTCGCTATGCAGAACCGTCCCGACCTCAAGGCCCTGCATGCGGCGATGCAGAAGAGTGACGCCGAGGTCGAGCTCGCCAAGGCGGAAGGGATTCCCAGCCTTACCGTAGGGATCGCGTTGACCCGCGACACCTCATCCATGGAGATCGGTGGCGTCGAGGGGCGGGAAACCTCCTATACCATCGGGCTGAAGCTCTCGATGCCGATACCGGTGTTCGACCGGAACCAGGCCGGGCAGCAGGAGGCGCGGGCTAAACGCTCCAGCGCGGAGATCCGGCTGCAGGGTGCCACCGCGAGCGTGGAACGCGAGGTCGAGAGCGCCGATGCCAGCCTCGCTAACGCCGAAAAAGTGCTCTCTCTTTACCGTACTGACATCCTGCGCCAGCTCGATGAAAACCTGAAGCTGACCCAGGAAGCGTACCGGCTCGGTGAGGTCGGCATCCTGGCGGTGATCGAGGAGCAGAAGAAACATTTCGAGGTGAGCGACAGCTACCTGGCCGCGCTGCACGCCAGGCAGGTAGCTCTCAACAGACTGGAATCGGCCGTAGCCGCTGACATTAACGGAGGTGCGCAGTGA
- the htpX gene encoding zinc metalloprotease HtpX, translated as MQRLKTTFLLALLTVLMVTMGQALGGRSGMMMAFVLALGMNFFSYWFSDKIVLSMYGAQEIGPQDHPMFYNLVSNLAARAGLPMPKVYIIPSDSPNAFATGRNPEHAAVAATEGILRILSPEELEGVMAHELAHVQNRDILVGTIAATFAGAISMIGNMLQWGAMFAGGRDDEEGGGIGGLVGSLAMAIIAPIAAMLIQMAVSRSREYLADATGAEICGRPLALASALRKLHMGSQALPMQEARPATAHMFIVNPLTGGGVMQLFSTHPPMEDRIARLEQMAVRR; from the coding sequence ATGCAAAGACTGAAAACGACTTTCCTGTTAGCTCTTCTCACCGTGCTCATGGTGACCATGGGGCAGGCCCTCGGCGGCCGCTCCGGGATGATGATGGCCTTCGTCCTTGCCCTGGGCATGAACTTCTTTTCCTACTGGTTCTCCGACAAGATCGTCCTGAGCATGTACGGCGCCCAGGAGATCGGCCCGCAGGACCACCCCATGTTCTACAACCTGGTGAGCAACCTGGCTGCGCGGGCCGGGCTCCCCATGCCCAAGGTGTACATCATTCCTTCCGACAGCCCCAACGCCTTTGCTACCGGGCGCAACCCTGAACACGCCGCGGTTGCCGCGACGGAAGGGATCCTGCGCATCCTTTCGCCTGAGGAACTTGAAGGTGTGATGGCGCACGAACTGGCCCACGTGCAAAACCGCGACATCCTTGTCGGTACCATCGCGGCCACCTTCGCTGGCGCCATTTCCATGATCGGCAACATGCTGCAGTGGGGCGCCATGTTCGCCGGCGGACGCGACGACGAGGAGGGGGGCGGCATCGGCGGCCTGGTCGGCTCGCTCGCCATGGCGATCATCGCTCCCATCGCCGCCATGCTGATCCAGATGGCTGTCTCCCGCTCGCGGGAATACCTGGCCGACGCCACCGGCGCCGAGATCTGCGGACGGCCGCTGGCGCTCGCCTCGGCACTAAGGAAACTGCACATGGGCTCGCAGGCGTTGCCCATGCAGGAGGCGCGTCCGGCAACGGCGCACATGTTCATCGTGAACCCGCTCACCGGCGGCGGCGTAATGCAGCTCTTCTCCACGCACCCGCCGATGGAAGATCGCATCGCGCGGCTTGAGCAGATGGCGGTGCGGCGGTAG
- a CDS encoding TerC family protein, with protein MDWLTDPQVWMALVTLSALEIVLGIDNIIFISIQASKLPAAQQERARLTGLGLAMFIRIALLFSLTWLMGLTTPLFSLLGNEISGRDLILLSGGLFLIWKSTLEIHEKLEGEEVVHAANVGATFGAVIVQILLLDIVFSLDSIITAIGMASQLFIMVAAVVISVGFMMLFSGKISAFVERHPTIKMLALSFLLLIGVSLIGEGFGMHIPKGYIYFAMAFSVMVEMLNLRMRRGKPVKLHEPHLDTETRGE; from the coding sequence ATGGACTGGCTTACCGACCCGCAGGTCTGGATGGCCCTGGTTACTTTGAGCGCGCTGGAGATCGTGCTCGGCATCGACAACATCATCTTCATCTCCATCCAGGCGAGTAAACTTCCGGCAGCACAGCAGGAGAGGGCGAGATTGACCGGCCTGGGGCTGGCCATGTTCATCCGCATTGCGCTGCTGTTCTCGCTCACCTGGCTCATGGGTCTCACAACGCCTCTGTTCAGCCTCCTCGGCAACGAGATCTCGGGCCGCGACCTGATCCTCCTCAGCGGCGGTCTCTTCCTGATCTGGAAAAGCACCCTCGAGATTCACGAAAAGCTTGAAGGGGAAGAGGTAGTGCATGCCGCCAATGTCGGCGCCACCTTCGGTGCGGTGATCGTGCAGATCCTGCTGCTCGACATCGTCTTCTCGCTCGACTCCATCATCACCGCGATCGGCATGGCCAGTCAGCTCTTCATCATGGTGGCCGCTGTGGTTATCTCCGTCGGCTTCATGATGCTCTTCTCCGGCAAGATCAGCGCCTTCGTGGAAAGGCACCCAACCATCAAGATGCTGGCACTGAGCTTCCTGCTCTTGATCGGCGTTTCCCTGATTGGCGAGGGCTTCGGGATGCACATCCCCAAAGGGTACATCTACTTCGCCATGGCGTTCTCGGTCATGGTGGAGATGCTGAACTTGAGGATGAGGCGGGGTAAGCCAGTCAAACTGCACGAGCCGCACCTTGACACCGAGACGAGGGGCGAATAG
- a CDS encoding efflux RND transporter periplasmic adaptor subunit: protein MNKKGIIIGLVLTIALGGGVAYRLINTPGAGEHAEHAEAGHAEEKGAHGEEKGGHAEGKEEKGHDEHGEKLVKMAVEVQKQNGVTLAAAKKAQMPGVISATGKVEANADRIAHVSPRIAGKIVAVRASLGDGVGAGQVLATLDSVELGEALSRYHQSKTRLALAQSNMERVKALVDKKIAARKEILQAETDYKTAQTELHTDQERLSLYGVPARDLKADRRPLLPVRAPIAGVITEKHAIVGELSDPAKSLYTIADLSSVWVLVDIHEKDIAKVRRGQSATVSVTAFPETKFRGRITYLADVVDEATRTVKARVEVANPGRKLKPEMFATVELATAADAAAVLAVPEEAVVELEGKKLIFVAEGDAAFEPRKVELGRASGGMVEILSGIKEGERLAVKGGFVLKSELQKGEISGHDH, encoded by the coding sequence GTGAACAAGAAGGGAATCATCATAGGCTTAGTCCTCACCATCGCGCTCGGGGGCGGCGTCGCCTACCGGCTGATCAATACTCCCGGAGCGGGCGAGCATGCCGAGCATGCAGAAGCAGGACATGCAGAAGAGAAGGGCGCGCACGGCGAAGAGAAGGGCGGCCACGCCGAGGGCAAGGAAGAGAAAGGGCACGACGAGCACGGCGAGAAACTCGTGAAGATGGCCGTCGAGGTGCAGAAACAAAACGGGGTGACGCTCGCCGCGGCCAAGAAAGCGCAGATGCCTGGCGTCATCAGTGCGACCGGCAAGGTGGAGGCCAATGCCGACCGGATCGCGCACGTCTCCCCGCGCATTGCCGGGAAGATTGTGGCGGTGCGGGCATCGCTTGGCGACGGTGTAGGGGCAGGGCAGGTTCTGGCGACCCTCGACAGCGTGGAGTTGGGGGAGGCGTTAAGCCGCTACCACCAGTCCAAGACCAGGCTTGCCCTGGCCCAGTCCAACATGGAGCGCGTCAAGGCCCTGGTGGATAAGAAGATCGCCGCCAGAAAGGAGATCCTGCAGGCCGAGACCGACTACAAGACGGCCCAGACTGAACTGCATACCGACCAGGAGCGCCTTTCCCTCTACGGCGTGCCGGCCAGAGACCTGAAGGCGGACCGGAGGCCGCTGCTCCCGGTGCGCGCGCCGATAGCCGGCGTCATCACCGAGAAGCACGCCATCGTCGGCGAACTTTCCGACCCGGCCAAGAGCCTGTACACCATTGCCGACCTCTCGTCGGTCTGGGTGCTGGTGGACATCCACGAGAAGGACATCGCCAAGGTGCGCCGGGGGCAGAGTGCGACAGTTTCGGTTACCGCCTTTCCCGAGACCAAGTTCCGCGGCCGCATCACCTACCTGGCTGACGTGGTCGACGAGGCGACCCGCACCGTCAAGGCGAGGGTCGAGGTTGCCAACCCCGGCCGCAAGCTGAAGCCGGAGATGTTCGCAACCGTGGAGCTGGCTACCGCGGCGGATGCGGCGGCGGTGCTGGCCGTGCCCGAGGAGGCCGTCGTGGAACTGGAAGGGAAGAAGCTGATCTTCGTCGCGGAAGGGGACGCCGCGTTCGAGCCGCGCAAGGTGGAATTGGGGCGCGCTTCCGGCGGCATGGTTGAAATCCTCTCGGGCATCAAGGAAGGGGAGCGGCTTGCGGTGAAGGGGGGCTTCGTCCTTAAATCCGAACTGCAAAAGGGCGAAATCTCGGGGCACGACCACTAA